The sequence below is a genomic window from Egibacteraceae bacterium.
GCGTCGAGGGCGCGGAGCCGCTCCAGGGGGTCGGTGACGTCGTCTGCGGCTTCGTGCACGGCCAGCGCGTGCATGACCGCGCTGCCGAACGACGCGGCGAGCCCCAGGTCGCGCAGCGCGTGGGCAAGCGGCAGCGCCGGCCGGTGTCCTCCCCCGCCGCGCCCGCGGGGCCGCAGCCGGGCCTTGCGCACGCTGCGGACCGTGCGCTGCTGCTCGGCGAGGTAGCCCTGGGCGAGGACGGACCCACCGGCGCCGACGAGCACGGCCCAGCGAGCCGCACGCAGGGCGGGGGTCCCCCCGGGGACGCCGGGCGACGCGCCGGACAGGCCCTGGGCCACCCACTGCCCACCGATCCCCACCGCGGTGGAGGCCGTGTCCAGGATCATCGCGGTCGGCATGGCGCGCTGCGCCCACCCCCGGTGCCGGCCGGCCCACCCCAGGGCCGCACTGCCCGCGACGTGGGCGGCGACGGCGGCGGCCCGCACCGCGCTCCATCGCCGGGCGGCCTCCTCGGCCAGCCGGCGGCCACCGTCCCGCGCGGCGCCCTCGCCCGCCAGGTGAAGGGCGGTCCCGCCGAACCACGCGAACAGGCCGATGTAGCGGACCGCGCGCGCGGCGCTGTTGCGCCGTCTGCGGGGCCGGGACACCGCCCGGGCCAGGACGGACGTGGACGGTCGCATGCTCGCCTCCTGTGCCCGCACGCGCGGCGGACGGTTACCGCATTCCCCGGGGGGGCAGGTGCGATACGCGGCCGCTCGTCCCGCAGCGTCGCGCCGCGTCGCCTCCCACCTCAGGAGCCAGCGTGACCTTCTCCCTCGTCGCCCGCGACCCCGCGTCCGGTCAGCTCGGCGTCGGCGCCGTCACCGCGATGGTCGGTGTCGGCAAGCTCGTGACCCACGCCCGGCCCCGCGTCGGGGCGGTGGCGACGCAGGCGATGATCAACCCCTACCTCGCCTTCGACGGGCTCGACCACCTCGCCGCGGGGAGCAGCGCGCAGGAGGCGCTCGACGCGGTCATCGCCGCGGATGCCGGGCGCGACTACCGGCAGTGCGGCATCGTCGACGCACACGGCGGTGTGGCGGCCTGGACCGGCTCCGAGACTCCCGACTGGTCGGGTCACCTGCTCGACACCGACGTGGCCGCCCAGGGCAACCGGCTCGTCGGTCCGGAGACGCTCGACGCGGTCGTCGCGGCGTACCGCGGCCGCAGCGACATCGAGCTCGCATGGCGCATCCTCGCGGCCCTCGAAGCCGGTGAGCGTACCGGCGCGGACCGCAAGGGAGCCGTGTCGGCCAACGTCGTGGTCATGGACACCGAGGCCTATCCCCTGTGGGACGTGCGGGTCGACCGGGCCGACGACCCCGTCGCCGCCCTCCGGGACCTCATGGAGGAGTTCGCCGAGCAGCTGCTGCCCCAGGTGCGCAAGCTTTCAACCCGGCAGGACCAGGAGGGCCAGCTCGTGCGGGAGCAGGGGCGGAGCGTCGGGTGACGCCCACGACGACCGGCGCTCAGTCCGCGCGCAGGCCGCGGCGGGGAAGGACCGGACGCTCGCCAGGACGACGTCGACGACGCCGCGGGCCACGAAGGGCCCGAAAGGCGTACGTCGCCGCGTTGAGCAGGAACGCCGGCGTGACCCCGATGCCTGCGACGAGACCTCCGGCCAGCGGCGCGAGGGCGAGCACGGGCAGGATCTCGGCGACCACCACGCCGGTCACGCCGAGGCCCGACCCGGTGAGCTGGAACACGAGCACGGCGAGCGCGACGGTGTTGAACACGTCGCCGGCGCGGGACACCGTCTGGGCCGTCCACAACCTGCGGTAGGCCGGCAGGGCCAGCACCGACCGCAGGCCGCTCGGCAGCCGCTCAGGGTTCATCGCCCACGCGCGCATCATCGCCGCGGTGGCGTCCACCGGCCGCCCCCGCACCACCGCTAGGCTGGCGACCCCGCGCCACCGCCTGCCAGGAGACGCTCCATGGAGCACCGCACGCTGGGCCGCCGGGCCCAAGGCGACGACACCCCGCCTCAGGTCGCGGCCGCCTGAGCGGCATGGCGCGACCCCGCATCGCCGTTGTCACCGGTGCTGCCGGCTTCCTCGGCCGCGCCTTCCGGGCGGCGCTGCGTGCGCGCGGATGGGACGTCCGCGGCGTCGACGTGCGGCCCGGACCGGACGTCACGGTCGGTGACGTGTCGCGGGCCGGCGCCTGGTCCGGGGTGCTCGACGGGGCGAGCCTCGTCGTGCACGCGGCCGCGGTCGTCACCGAAGGCGGCGACCCGGCGACGTTCTGGCGGGTGAACGTCGACGGCACCCGCACGGTCCTCGACGAGGCTGCCCGCGCCGGCGTGGGGCGGGTCCTGCACCTGTCGGCGACGGTCGTGCACGGCCGGGACTTCCCCGACGGGGTCGACGAGACCGGCGCGGTGCGCATGACGGGGAACCCCTACACCGACACGAAGGTCGCCGCGGAGCACCAGGTGCTGCTCGCCGCCGCGGCCGGCCGCGTGGGCACGACCGTCGTGCGGCTCGGCGAGGTCTACGGGCCGCACGGGGGGACCTGGACCGTGCGACCCGTCGAGCTCATGCGCCGCGGGCTGTTCGTGCTGATCGACGGGGGCCGCGGGGTGCTGTCGCCCACCTACGTCGACGACGCGGTGGACGGCGGCCTCGCGGCCGCGCTGTCCGACGACGGCCTCGGCGAGGTCTTCCACGTCACCGGTGGACAGGGCGTGCCCGCCGTCGACTACTTCGGCCGCTACGCAGCCATGCTCGGCGTCCGCCTGCGCTCGCTGCCCGCGGCCGCGGCCGCCGCGATGAGCGGTCCGCTCGGCATGGTCTCGCGCGCGGTGGGCTGGCACCCGCCGCTGTCCCCGCGCACCGTCGAGTACGTCACCCATCGCGGCACCTACTCGATCGCCAAGGCCGCACACGTCCTCGACTGGACGCCGCGGGTGTCCCTCGACGACGGGATGGTCCGGACGCAGGAGTGGTTGCGCGACGCCGGCCTCGTGCCGGAGCCCGCCGCGGACGCCGGCACGGGCGACGCGGAGGCCCGCTGAACGCGCCGGTAGCATGCGCCTCATGGCGCTGACCGACCGGATCCAGACCGACCTCACCGCGGCGATGAAGGCACGCGACACGACCGCCACCGCGGCCCTGCGGGGGGTGCTGGCGGCGATCCGCAACGCCCGGGTGGCCGAAGGCCAAGCCGGCGACCTCTCCGACGAGCAGACCGTCGAGCTGCTGAACCGGGAGGCGAAGAAGCGCACGGAGGCCGCGGACGCCTTCGCCGGCGCGGGACGCGACGAGCAGGCCGCAAAGGAACGGGCGGAGCTCGAGGTCATCCGCCGCTACCTGCCCGCTCGGCTCGACGAAGCCGAGCTGCGGGCGATCGTCGACGAGGCGGTCGCGACGACCGGCGCGAGCGGTCCGGGCGACCTCGGCCGCGTCATGGGGGCGCTCATGCCCAAGGTGCGCGGGCGCGCGGACGGCAACG
It includes:
- a CDS encoding DUF1028 domain-containing protein, with translation MTFSLVARDPASGQLGVGAVTAMVGVGKLVTHARPRVGAVATQAMINPYLAFDGLDHLAAGSSAQEALDAVIAADAGRDYRQCGIVDAHGGVAAWTGSETPDWSGHLLDTDVAAQGNRLVGPETLDAVVAAYRGRSDIELAWRILAALEAGERTGADRKGAVSANVVVMDTEAYPLWDVRVDRADDPVAALRDLMEEFAEQLLPQVRKLSTRQDQEGQLVREQGRSVG
- a CDS encoding NAD-dependent epimerase/dehydratase family protein is translated as MARPRIAVVTGAAGFLGRAFRAALRARGWDVRGVDVRPGPDVTVGDVSRAGAWSGVLDGASLVVHAAAVVTEGGDPATFWRVNVDGTRTVLDEAARAGVGRVLHLSATVVHGRDFPDGVDETGAVRMTGNPYTDTKVAAEHQVLLAAAAGRVGTTVVRLGEVYGPHGGTWTVRPVELMRRGLFVLIDGGRGVLSPTYVDDAVDGGLAAALSDDGLGEVFHVTGGQGVPAVDYFGRYAAMLGVRLRSLPAAAAAAMSGPLGMVSRAVGWHPPLSPRTVEYVTHRGTYSIAKAAHVLDWTPRVSLDDGMVRTQEWLRDAGLVPEPAADAGTGDAEAR
- a CDS encoding GatB/YqeY domain-containing protein → MALTDRIQTDLTAAMKARDTTATAALRGVLAAIRNARVAEGQAGDLSDEQTVELLNREAKKRTEAADAFAGAGRDEQAAKERAELEVIRRYLPARLDEAELRAIVDEAVATTGASGPGDLGRVMGALMPKVRGRADGNAVRALVSERLRA